The Candidatus Aenigmatarchaeota archaeon genome has a segment encoding these proteins:
- the gatD gene encoding Glu-tRNA(Gln) amidotransferase subunit GatD, producing MYSKEIEDYLKKMGIKVGDKVRLKKYDFVIEGILMPRIEVGDPSKLIIKLDNGYNVGINFEGIVIEKIGEISAVGKIPKIEITSRKDLPEISIIGTGGTIGTHVDYKTGGVYMCRTPEEILITTPEVLEIVKIKSVERPFTIASEDMTFREWKVMAKIIAKELNSGARGLIVTHGTDTLHYSTAALSFMLKGLSKPVAIVGAQRSPDRGSFDGRMNLICASHFVGYSDIGGVYSVMHGSTNDDFCFAIRGTRVRKLHTSRRNAFKAVNDKPSMKIWPDGRMEKIGDNLVKFEEKEVIVDDLLEEKVALIKVFPNSDPSIIDWFIEKRYKGLVFEGFGLGHLPTSTIKDEDSWLPWIKKATDKGITIVMTSQTIFGRVHPYVYRNLRLLSQTGVIYAEDMLPEVAYVKLSWVLGHTKDKEKIKEMMLTSFAGEISPRTNLDSEIKNM from the coding sequence ATGTATTCTAAGGAAATAGAAGATTATTTAAAGAAAATGGGAATAAAAGTTGGAGATAAGGTAAGACTAAAAAAATATGATTTTGTAATTGAAGGAATACTAATGCCTAGAATAGAGGTTGGGGATCCAAGTAAATTGATAATAAAATTGGATAATGGGTACAATGTGGGCATAAATTTTGAGGGTATTGTGATAGAGAAAATAGGAGAAATTTCTGCTGTGGGAAAAATTCCAAAAATTGAAATAACCTCAAGAAAAGACTTACCGGAAATTTCAATAATAGGTACAGGTGGCACTATAGGGACCCATGTAGATTACAAAACTGGAGGTGTTTATATGTGCAGAACCCCAGAGGAGATATTGATAACCACTCCTGAAGTCTTGGAGATAGTGAAGATAAAATCTGTTGAAAGACCATTTACGATAGCCAGCGAGGATATGACCTTTAGGGAATGGAAGGTAATGGCAAAAATTATTGCAAAGGAATTAAACTCTGGGGCAAGAGGACTCATAGTTACTCATGGGACTGATACCCTTCACTATTCGACTGCTGCTCTTTCTTTCATGCTGAAGGGTTTGTCAAAACCTGTTGCTATTGTTGGAGCTCAAAGATCACCAGACAGGGGAAGTTTTGATGGAAGGATGAACTTAATATGTGCATCACATTTTGTTGGATATTCTGATATAGGGGGTGTATATTCGGTCATGCATGGATCAACAAACGATGATTTTTGTTTTGCTATCAGGGGAACGAGAGTCAGAAAACTCCACACCTCGAGGAGAAACGCATTTAAGGCAGTTAATGATAAGCCATCAATGAAAATATGGCCTGATGGGAGGATGGAAAAAATTGGTGATAATTTAGTTAAGTTCGAGGAAAAAGAAGTGATTGTGGACGATCTATTGGAAGAAAAAGTTGCCCTGATAAAGGTTTTTCCAAATTCAGATCCGTCTATAATAGATTGGTTTATTGAAAAGAGATACAAAGGTTTGGTTTTTGAAGGTTTTGGATTGGGGCATCTCCCAACTAGCACCATTAAGGATGAAGACTCATGGTTACCATGGATCAAGAAAGCGACCGATAAGGGAATTACTATTGTTATGACAAGCCAGACAATTTTTGGTCGTGTCCATCCTTATGTCTATAGAAATTTAAGATTGTTGAGTCAAACTGGGGTTATATATGCAGAAGATATGCTACCAGAGGTTGCTTATGTAAAACTTTCCTGGGTCCTTGGTCATACAAAAGATAAAGAAAAAATAAAAGAAATGATGCTTACATCTTTTGCCGGAGAAATTTCACCCCGGACAAACCTAGATTCTGAAATAAAAAATATGTGA
- a CDS encoding NUDIX hydrolase: protein MDWKNLDRGVFLVNVLGIVYDPKTKKIIIGKREKDEFLPNLTWCFPGGRPTYRNSLQMSLKMEIKRKTNLDVNVLDCFFARTLPEKPEFLCIYYYCEVTEDSEKPKAGEKFKEIKWIKPTEVEKYFTTSIDPLVMDFLVALENGEI from the coding sequence ATGGATTGGAAAAATCTTGACAGGGGAGTTTTTTTGGTAAATGTTCTTGGAATTGTGTATGATCCTAAGACAAAAAAAATAATTATTGGCAAAAGAGAAAAAGATGAGTTTCTCCCAAACCTCACGTGGTGTTTTCCCGGAGGCAGGCCAACATACAGAAATTCACTTCAAATGTCTCTAAAAATGGAGATAAAGAGGAAGACAAACTTAGATGTAAATGTCTTGGATTGTTTCTTTGCTAGGACTTTGCCTGAAAAACCAGAATTTCTTTGCATTTATTATTATTGTGAAGTTACCGAGGATTCAGAAAAACCAAAGGCGGGAGAAAAATTCAAGGAAATAAAGTGGATTAAACCAACAGAAGTTGAAAAATATTTCACTACTTCAATAGACCCTCTTGTGATGGATTTTCTGGTTGCGCTTGAAAATGGGGAAATTTAG
- the rrp42 gene encoding exosome complex protein Rrp42: MRSEYILKLLEKNERLDGRKLDEFRNISVEVNPIERAEGSARVKFGKTDVIVGVKMDFGEPYPDSPKSGVLRTEAELVPLAHPEFVSGPPDENATEIARVIDRGIREGETIDLEKLCITEGEKVWCVYVDFYPLNHDGNLIDAGSLAALVALKNTKIPSVDEKGKIDRTKLTEPLQLLHQPITITVGKVGGKYIIDPTYEEEEVLDSKLSVAVTEEGKVVAMQKGPGILTDDDVDRMIDIAVEKSKEIRELILGGTKEVKQKTKANKSRKG, encoded by the coding sequence ATGAGAAGTGAATATATATTGAAATTGTTGGAAAAAAATGAAAGGTTAGATGGAAGAAAATTAGATGAATTTAGGAATATTTCTGTCGAAGTCAATCCTATTGAAAGGGCAGAAGGATCAGCTAGGGTAAAATTCGGAAAGACCGATGTGATTGTTGGTGTCAAGATGGACTTTGGTGAACCCTATCCTGATTCCCCCAAATCCGGTGTCTTGAGAACAGAAGCCGAGTTGGTACCTTTGGCACACCCCGAATTCGTCTCAGGTCCACCCGATGAAAACGCAACTGAAATAGCAAGAGTTATTGATAGAGGTATAAGAGAAGGAGAGACTATAGACTTGGAAAAACTCTGTATAACTGAGGGAGAAAAGGTTTGGTGTGTTTATGTAGATTTTTACCCACTTAATCACGATGGAAACTTGATTGATGCTGGTTCACTAGCAGCTTTGGTTGCACTTAAAAACACAAAAATACCTTCTGTTGATGAAAAGGGAAAGATTGATAGGACAAAATTAACCGAACCTTTGCAACTGCTCCACCAGCCAATAACAATAACTGTTGGTAAGGTTGGGGGTAAATATATTATTGATCCAACTTATGAAGAGGAGGAGGTTTTAGATTCAAAACTAAGTGTTGCTGTGACAGAGGAGGGAAAGGTTGTTGCCATGCAAAAGGGACCTGGTATATTGACTGATGATGATGTTGACAGGATGATTGATATAGCTGTCGAAAAATCCAAAGAAATTAGGGAGTTGATTTTAGGTGGGACTAAAGAAGTTAAGCAGAAAACTAAGGCAAATAAAAGCAGGAAAGGTTAG
- the rrp41 gene encoding exosome complex exonuclease Rrp41 has product MMKTDEKLIVNGKRLDGRKPDELREIEMKVGVIPNADGSSMVRFGKTIAIAAVYGPRKLFPRHLQEPETGVVQFKYDMTTFSVDERKRPGPSRREIEISKVARQAVEPVLFLDKYPKATVDIFVEIIQADGSTRVTAINAASLALADAGVPMRDLVVALSGGKIDDTLILDLTGKEDNYSTADIPLAFMPNKKEITLLQMDGRLTPDETKTIIRNILHAGKKVHEKQVEALRKKYSE; this is encoded by the coding sequence ATGATGAAAACTGATGAGAAATTGATTGTTAATGGGAAGAGATTGGATGGGAGAAAGCCAGATGAATTAAGGGAGATAGAAATGAAGGTTGGGGTCATACCAAATGCTGATGGCTCATCGATGGTAAGATTCGGGAAGACAATAGCAATAGCAGCTGTTTATGGACCAAGAAAACTATTTCCAAGACATCTTCAAGAGCCTGAGACAGGAGTGGTGCAATTCAAATATGATATGACAACCTTTTCTGTTGATGAGAGAAAGAGGCCCGGTCCATCAAGAAGGGAGATAGAAATATCTAAGGTTGCCCGGCAAGCAGTTGAACCGGTACTTTTTTTAGACAAATACCCAAAAGCAACGGTTGATATATTTGTGGAAATAATCCAGGCAGATGGTTCCACAAGAGTCACGGCAATAAATGCGGCATCCCTTGCTTTGGCAGATGCCGGTGTTCCAATGAGGGATTTGGTTGTTGCTTTGTCTGGCGGAAAAATAGATGATACCTTGATATTGGATCTGACCGGTAAAGAGGATAACTATTCTACTGCTGACATACCATTAGCTTTTATGCCAAACAAGAAAGAGATAACACTTCTTCAGATGGATGGTAGGTTGACTCCAGATGAAACCAAGACCATAATAAGAAACATCCTCCATGCTGGTAAGAAGGTTCATGAAAAACAAGTGGAAGCTTTAAGAAAAAAATATAGTGAGTGA
- the rrp4 gene encoding exosome complex RNA-binding protein Rrp4: MPEENGKVRDIAVPGELLGSTKTFKPGQGTYVEGDKIYSKFVGILQKTGEYISVIPLSGVYVPQPRDNVIGIIEEVQKFGWIVNLNSAWDGFLSLSEGVDDYVDLRKVNMKKYFDVGDVIYTQVIEHNRGDIQLSMKNPVARKLKGGVLVKITPSKVPRLIGKQGSMVNLIKEKTKTTIRVGQNGLVWINGENIDKAIKAIKLIEEKSHIYGLTDEIAKLLG, translated from the coding sequence TTGCCTGAAGAAAATGGTAAAGTTAGAGACATAGCAGTTCCCGGAGAGTTGCTGGGAAGCACAAAAACATTCAAACCAGGGCAGGGAACTTATGTTGAAGGTGACAAGATCTACTCAAAGTTTGTTGGCATACTCCAAAAAACTGGTGAATATATCTCGGTAATCCCACTTTCTGGTGTTTATGTCCCTCAACCAAGGGATAATGTAATTGGGATAATAGAAGAGGTTCAGAAATTCGGCTGGATAGTGAACCTAAATTCCGCATGGGATGGGTTTTTGTCTCTTTCAGAAGGTGTTGATGACTATGTTGATTTAAGAAAGGTTAACATGAAAAAATACTTTGATGTTGGCGATGTGATATACACCCAGGTTATAGAACACAATAGGGGGGACATACAATTGAGTATGAAAAACCCCGTGGCCAGAAAACTGAAAGGCGGGGTTCTTGTAAAGATAACACCTAGTAAGGTTCCAAGGTTGATAGGAAAGCAAGGTAGTATGGTCAACCTGATAAAGGAAAAGACAAAAACAACAATAAGGGTTGGTCAAAACGGTCTTGTCTGGATAAATGGCGAAAATATAGACAAAGCAATAAAAGCTATAAAACTGATAGAGGAAAAATCTCACATTTATGGGTTGACAGATGAGATAGCAAAACTTTTGGGATGA
- a CDS encoding ribosome assembly factor SBDS produces MTDIEKSVVCRLKRGDKVFEILVDPEKAAKFKKGEISQIEEVLSYPEIYKDVRKGDLVSREDLEKIFRTSNINAVARRILQEGEIQLTTEQRRKALEEKKKEIATIISRRGINPQTNTPHPPQRILNAMEQVGVHIDPFLDANVQVEKIVKDLKVILPIKFESVKVQVRIPPQHAGRAYSEIKRLFTDSDERWLNDGSLELNINIPAGLEAELMEKIGFLTKGNFTSKVIERSG; encoded by the coding sequence ATGACTGATATAGAGAAATCTGTTGTATGTAGGTTGAAGAGGGGAGATAAGGTTTTTGAAATCCTTGTTGATCCTGAAAAGGCAGCAAAATTCAAAAAAGGTGAGATCTCTCAGATAGAAGAAGTTTTATCATACCCGGAAATTTATAAAGATGTTAGAAAGGGGGACTTGGTTTCAAGGGAAGACCTTGAAAAGATTTTTAGGACATCCAACATAAACGCAGTTGCAAGAAGGATACTACAAGAAGGTGAGATACAACTAACAACCGAGCAGAGAAGGAAGGCATTGGAGGAAAAAAAGAAGGAAATAGCAACCATAATTTCAAGGAGAGGAATAAACCCCCAGACAAACACACCCCACCCACCTCAGAGAATATTGAATGCGATGGAACAGGTTGGTGTTCATATTGATCCTTTTCTAGATGCAAATGTCCAGGTTGAAAAGATAGTGAAAGATTTAAAAGTTATATTGCCTATTAAATTTGAGAGTGTAAAGGTCCAAGTTAGGATACCACCTCAACATGCTGGTCGGGCTTACTCTGAAATCAAGAGGTTATTTACAGACTCAGATGAGAGGTGGCTTAATGATGGGAGCCTTGAGCTTAATATAAATATTCCAGCAGGACTCGAGGCAGAACTCATGGAAAAAATAGGTTTCCTAACAAAAGGGAACTTTACATCAAAAGTGATAGAAAGAAGTGGTTAA
- a CDS encoding archaeal proteasome endopeptidase complex subunit alpha: MAEMLPDYMGYDRTMSTFSPDGRLFQVEYAKEAVKRGLTSLGMTFNGGVILATVKQEMELAVPGAMEKLFKIDEHIGIVSAGLLADARVLINQLRVHAQINRITYEEPIDVLNLSKILGDRLQFSTLYGGMRPFGVSFLIGGVDDNGSHLVEADPSGMLYEWKAYAIGRGASTANKIFETKYKTSIKEEEALKTVIEVIKKVEKVKNIAKAVDIAIIREKDRKFTLLSESDIKKLL; the protein is encoded by the coding sequence ATGGCTGAAATGTTACCGGATTACATGGGTTATGACAGGACTATGTCCACCTTCTCCCCCGATGGTCGTCTTTTTCAAGTAGAATATGCAAAAGAGGCAGTTAAAAGGGGTTTGACATCCTTAGGAATGACTTTCAATGGGGGTGTAATCCTAGCAACGGTAAAACAGGAGATGGAATTGGCGGTTCCGGGTGCAATGGAAAAACTCTTTAAGATAGATGAGCACATAGGCATCGTCTCTGCAGGACTCCTTGCAGATGCCAGGGTTTTAATAAATCAATTAAGAGTCCATGCCCAGATAAATAGAATAACCTATGAAGAGCCAATAGATGTCCTAAACCTCTCAAAAATATTGGGTGATAGGCTTCAATTCTCAACCCTATATGGTGGTATGAGACCTTTTGGGGTATCCTTTTTGATAGGTGGAGTGGATGACAATGGTTCACATCTAGTCGAAGCAGATCCATCTGGGATGTTATACGAATGGAAGGCCTATGCAATAGGAAGGGGTGCATCCACCGCGAACAAGATATTCGAGACAAAATACAAAACCTCAATAAAGGAAGAAGAGGCCCTAAAAACTGTCATAGAAGTGATAAAAAAAGTAGAGAAGGTAAAAAATATAGCAAAAGCAGTTGATATAGCAATTATAAGAGAGAAAGACAGAAAATTCACATTGCTGTCTGAATCTGACATAAAGAAACTATTGTGA
- a CDS encoding Rpp14/Pop5 family protein encodes MKNLKIIPPTLREKKRYIYFQVIPEPGESFTYSDLEGSIWNTLLDFYGERGVAEISLWILKDTWNPEKLTCVIKCNNKSTERVIAGLGLIDRLGDNRICFKILGVSGTIRGLGVNLKRGKRYF; translated from the coding sequence ATGAAAAACCTAAAAATAATTCCTCCAACCCTGAGAGAAAAAAAGAGATACATATATTTTCAGGTTATTCCAGAACCAGGGGAAAGTTTTACTTATTCTGATCTGGAAGGAAGTATATGGAACACATTATTGGACTTTTATGGTGAAAGGGGGGTTGCTGAGATTTCTCTTTGGATCTTAAAGGATACTTGGAATCCAGAAAAATTAACCTGTGTGATTAAATGTAATAACAAGAGCACAGAAAGGGTGATAGCTGGGCTGGGTCTGATAGATAGATTAGGTGATAATAGGATTTGTTTCAAGATACTTGGGGTTTCTGGGACTATTAGGGGGTTGGGGGTGAATCTTAAGAGAGGAAAAAGGTATTTTTAG
- a CDS encoding RNase P subunit p30 family protein has product MKVYDLYLKPEFSEGKSELEDFAHRARILGYSGICVFQNFERHKEILELREEFQRIEEKSRINVLLGFEASNTKELVKLSDIRREYDVLAVIGGNINLNRKAVETPEVDILVHPEKNRVDSGFNHIMARLASKNNVAMCVDFREILITSKNTRAHILSKIMENIKICKKYGVKIIISSGAFSHLQMKDPKVLISMGVVLGLRLDEAKKCLSENPESIINFIKERQDKNWVRPGVRVV; this is encoded by the coding sequence ATGAAAGTATACGATCTTTATCTAAAACCAGAATTTTCTGAGGGAAAGTCTGAATTAGAGGATTTTGCACATAGGGCAAGAATTTTGGGTTACAGTGGGATTTGTGTTTTTCAGAATTTTGAAAGGCACAAGGAGATATTGGAACTGAGAGAGGAATTTCAGAGGATTGAAGAAAAAAGTAGGATTAATGTACTTCTTGGTTTTGAGGCTTCGAATACCAAAGAGCTTGTAAAATTATCTGATATAAGAAGGGAATATGATGTGCTGGCTGTAATAGGCGGGAACATAAATTTAAATAGAAAAGCTGTAGAGACACCTGAAGTGGACATTCTTGTACATCCAGAAAAGAATAGAGTTGATTCTGGTTTTAATCATATAATGGCAAGATTAGCAAGTAAAAACAATGTAGCAATGTGTGTTGATTTCAGGGAAATATTGATAACTTCAAAAAACACACGAGCCCATATCTTGTCAAAGATAATGGAGAATATTAAGATATGTAAAAAATATGGAGTGAAAATTATAATTTCCTCAGGAGCCTTTTCTCATTTACAGATGAAAGATCCAAAAGTCCTTATATCAATGGGTGTTGTCTTAGGTTTAAGGTTGGATGAGGCCAAAAAATGTCTGTCCGAGAACCCGGAATCGATCATTAATTTTATTAAGGAGAGGCAAGACAAAAATTGGGTGAGACCAGGGGTTAGGGTGGTATAA
- a CDS encoding 50S ribosomal protein L15e gives MGFYQKVQEIWRKPQGEFKAILKNRLIEWRREKRFERIERPTKIDRARRLGYKAKKGFVIVRVRILRGGRSRPLYGRKGRKPSKSGVTGFTPSKSLQWIAEERVQKKYPNLEVLGSYEAGRDGRYKWFEVILVDPNQPEIKKDKNLKWIASPKNRKRVFRGLTSSGTKARGLRA, from the coding sequence ATGGGTTTTTATCAGAAAGTCCAAGAAATTTGGAGAAAACCTCAGGGAGAATTTAAGGCTATTCTAAAAAACAGGCTCATAGAATGGAGAAGGGAGAAAAGATTTGAGAGAATAGAAAGACCAACAAAAATTGACAGGGCCAGGAGACTTGGATATAAGGCCAAAAAAGGTTTTGTTATTGTTAGGGTTAGAATTCTAAGAGGTGGTAGAAGCAGGCCCTTATATGGCAGAAAGGGGAGGAAACCATCCAAATCTGGTGTCACAGGTTTTACACCTTCTAAATCACTTCAATGGATTGCTGAGGAAAGGGTTCAAAAAAAATATCCAAACTTAGAAGTTTTGGGTAGTTATGAAGCTGGGAGAGATGGTAGATACAAATGGTTTGAGGTTATTCTTGTTGACCCAAACCAACCTGAAATAAAAAAGGATAAGAACTTGAAATGGATTGCTTCTCCAAAAAACAGGAAAAGGGTATTCAGGGGTTTAACTTCTAGTGGGACTAAAGCCAGAGGTCTCAGGGCTTAA
- a CDS encoding MGMT family protein yields MVFRDDVFVLINSIPPGKVTTYKIISEKLGRKCYRAVGNICRKNENLISTPCHRVVRSDGKVGDYQLGKLKKIKLLESEGIKIKGEKIENFEEVLFRF; encoded by the coding sequence ATGGTATTCAGGGATGATGTTTTTGTATTAATAAACTCCATACCACCTGGTAAGGTAACAACTTACAAAATTATTTCTGAAAAACTTGGAAGAAAATGCTATCGTGCTGTAGGAAACATATGCAGAAAAAATGAAAATTTGATATCAACACCTTGTCACAGGGTGGTAAGAAGCGATGGAAAAGTTGGAGATTACCAACTAGGTAAATTGAAAAAAATAAAACTCCTTGAATCCGAAGGCATCAAGATAAAGGGGGAAAAAATAGAGAATTTTGAAGAAGTGTTATTTAGATTTTAA
- a CDS encoding mechanosensitive ion channel has protein sequence MSEQIFIGNVSLKDFLIFILFFVIVLVISNIISEILKNYLKRRIRNSMYKLIPRLIQYSILFFSTYYGLSNILKFDLTAFFAAFGIMGIVVAFSAQQTIQNLIAGLFVFFQGMIKLDDWVELPGLPTTGLCQVKDIGLTRTTLRDYNGSLVYIPNSMFITNKIIKYPNGDFFRVKFDLKVSSKSKLSEVVKTVVDICNKNEKVLPNIPNKEKTGLKKIIEELRGEQILSIEFLEKKIDPNRFEPRVYLKEITKDTITIEVEIWIWEIQNKNKIISDLMTQFITEFPRKGINLA, from the coding sequence ATGTCCGAGCAAATTTTTATAGGTAATGTTTCACTAAAAGATTTTTTGATATTCATATTATTCTTTGTTATTGTTCTGGTTATTTCCAATATAATTTCGGAGATTCTAAAAAATTATCTTAAAAGAAGGATCAGGAATTCAATGTATAAATTAATACCTCGATTGATCCAGTATTCAATTCTATTTTTTTCGACTTATTATGGATTGTCAAATATACTAAAGTTTGATCTCACAGCATTCTTTGCCGCATTTGGGATTATGGGTATTGTGGTAGCTTTTTCCGCCCAACAAACAATTCAAAATTTGATAGCTGGTCTTTTTGTTTTCTTTCAAGGAATGATAAAATTGGACGACTGGGTTGAACTTCCCGGCCTTCCGACGACGGGGTTGTGCCAGGTTAAGGACATAGGTTTGACTAGAACAACATTAAGGGATTATAATGGAAGTTTGGTTTATATCCCCAATTCAATGTTTATAACCAATAAAATAATAAAATATCCTAACGGGGATTTTTTTAGGGTCAAGTTTGATTTAAAAGTTTCTTCAAAATCAAAATTAAGTGAAGTTGTTAAGACAGTAGTTGATATATGCAACAAGAATGAGAAAGTCTTACCCAACATACCAAATAAAGAAAAAACTGGTTTGAAAAAAATAATAGAGGAATTAAGGGGGGAACAAATTCTTTCAATCGAATTCTTGGAGAAAAAAATAGACCCAAATAGATTTGAACCCAGGGTTTATTTGAAGGAGATAACAAAAGATACAATAACAATTGAAGTTGAGATATGGATATGGGAAATACAGAATAAAAATAAAATAATCTCAGATCTTATGACACAATTTATTACTGAATTTCCAAGGAAAGGAATAAATTTGGCTTAA
- the fen gene encoding flap endonuclease-1: MGVQISSLISKIEIDMGLLSRKKIAFDAYNMLFQFLSIIRQKDTGEPLRDSKGRITSHLSGIFYRNIKFMENGIKPIYVIDGPPPDFKMKVIREREKIRDEARRKWEEALEKGEKEKIMTYAQGALKVTIDMVDESKKLLDAMGIPFIQAPSEGEAQASFLVKRGEAFAVGSQDFDSLLFGSDRMVRNLSITGKRKMPKQQIWVEVKPEIIELEKVLSDLEINREQLIILGILVGTDYNPGGIKGLGPKGALELVKEKVTLENVLKEVEWNFDIDPNKIYEFFINPPVIEDYKIEWKEVNEEKIKKIMVDEHDFSEERIEKGIERLLEIRKSGAQSTLSGWFKK, translated from the coding sequence ATGGGAGTTCAAATCTCCTCTCTGATTTCTAAGATTGAAATAGATATGGGTTTGTTGAGCAGAAAAAAAATTGCTTTTGACGCTTACAACATGCTCTTTCAATTTCTCTCGATTATAAGACAAAAAGATACAGGTGAACCTCTAAGGGACTCAAAAGGTAGAATCACCTCCCATTTATCAGGAATTTTTTACAGAAATATAAAATTTATGGAAAATGGGATAAAACCAATATATGTAATAGATGGCCCACCGCCAGACTTCAAGATGAAAGTTATAAGAGAAAGGGAAAAAATAAGAGATGAAGCAAGGAGAAAATGGGAAGAAGCCCTAGAAAAAGGAGAAAAAGAAAAAATCATGACTTACGCACAGGGTGCATTGAAAGTAACTATTGATATGGTTGATGAGTCCAAAAAGCTATTAGATGCAATGGGAATTCCATTTATACAAGCTCCATCTGAGGGCGAAGCCCAAGCCTCCTTTTTAGTAAAAAGAGGTGAAGCCTTTGCTGTTGGCTCGCAGGATTTTGACTCTTTATTGTTCGGTTCTGACAGAATGGTGAGAAATCTCTCAATAACTGGAAAAAGAAAAATGCCTAAACAACAAATTTGGGTGGAAGTAAAACCAGAGATAATAGAATTAGAAAAAGTTCTTTCAGATCTGGAAATAAATAGAGAGCAATTGATTATATTGGGAATATTGGTTGGAACAGATTATAATCCTGGGGGAATAAAGGGTTTAGGGCCCAAAGGTGCGCTGGAACTGGTTAAGGAAAAGGTTACATTAGAAAATGTGCTAAAGGAAGTTGAATGGAATTTTGATATTGATCCAAATAAAATATATGAATTTTTTATCAATCCTCCTGTAATTGAAGATTACAAGATAGAATGGAAAGAGGTTAATGAAGAAAAAATAAAAAAAATAATGGTTGATGAGCATGATTTTTCTGAAGAAAGAATAGAAAAGGGAATTGAAAGGTTGTTGGAAATTAGAAAATCCGGGGCACAATCAACACTAAGTGGCTGGTTCAAAAAATAG
- the rnhB gene encoding ribonuclease HII, with the protein MPRGSVIGPLVICGVLATDEQEKKLKKIGVKDSKLLTPKKREELSKKIEEIVTHTIILRIPAHRIDSSRKNGINLNQLEAIKMAEIINIGNPNKVFLDAPSYNTEKFKNYLLTMLENKNIEIIAENYADKKYPIVSAASIMAKVDRDEQIKKLEEEIGEPIGVGYPHDELTIKHIEKIVKEGKKIPLYVRTTWDTTKQIIKKNQQKGLSGFIKKIKN; encoded by the coding sequence TTGCCAAGAGGTTCTGTCATCGGCCCGTTGGTTATTTGTGGTGTCTTGGCCACTGATGAACAAGAAAAAAAACTGAAAAAAATAGGAGTAAAGGATTCCAAACTTCTCACACCCAAAAAAAGGGAGGAGTTATCTAAAAAAATAGAGGAAATAGTAACTCATACAATTATCTTGAGAATACCTGCGCACAGAATAGACTCCAGTAGAAAGAACGGAATAAATCTAAATCAACTTGAAGCAATAAAAATGGCTGAAATAATAAACATTGGAAACCCAAATAAGGTCTTTTTGGACGCTCCAAGTTACAACACTGAAAAGTTCAAAAATTATCTTCTTACTATGCTTGAAAATAAGAATATTGAAATAATAGCTGAGAATTATGCTGATAAAAAATATCCGATTGTATCTGCTGCCTCAATAATGGCAAAAGTTGACAGAGATGAACAGATAAAAAAATTAGAAGAGGAAATTGGAGAACCAATAGGTGTTGGCTATCCTCATGATGAACTAACAATAAAACACATAGAAAAAATTGTCAAAGAAGGAAAGAAAATACCTTTGTATGTGAGGACAACTTGGGATACAACCAAACAAATAATAAAGAAAAACCAACAAAAGGGTTTATCAGGGTTTATTAAGAAAATTAAGAATTGA
- a CDS encoding DUF3467 domain-containing protein codes for MQGKRKINVNIDHTEPAFFSDYLVVSHSPNKFILDFVQVTPRFDKIGDDMQQSLVMKHKTIMVDPPVAKNIMETLKDNIEKYEKNFGKIKYEKIKTKGKEAEFVDENTRYIG; via the coding sequence ATGCAGGGAAAAAGAAAGATTAACGTAAATATTGACCACACAGAACCAGCTTTTTTTTCAGACTATTTGGTTGTTTCACATAGTCCAAACAAATTTATTTTAGATTTTGTTCAGGTAACACCAAGATTTGACAAAATAGGAGATGATATGCAACAATCCCTGGTTATGAAGCACAAGACAATAATGGTTGATCCACCAGTCGCCAAAAATATAATGGAAACACTGAAGGATAACATAGAAAAATATGAAAAAAATTTTGGGAAGATAAAATATGAAAAAATCAAGACAAAGGGAAAAGAGGCTGAGTTTGTTGATGAAAACACAAGATACATAGGATAG